The genome window TTTCAGGCCCGGACCAGGCCCGCCTTCGGGACGCGCTAGCCCGGCTCATATTATTTCGTGCTGGGTCGTGCTTTAGACTCCTATTTTTGGGCGGTGCTTGTGCTGACTCGAAAAGGCTGGCCCATATTCCTAGCAGTAGCCTTACACGGCACATACACATGCATTTTACGCGTGCTTGGTGAGCATGATGCTTcgtgactagagcgataattggCTTTGAATTTTGTATAAAAAATCTAAGAATCGAATCGGATTAGGATACATTTCTGAATTAAAATTAATGGATTCCCATTTTTTAAGTTTTGGCCTAACCCTCACCGGCCGGATAACCTAAACACGTACTTGCATTGGTGCTGCCAATGAATACAATCATCCTCACACTAGACGTAGGGAATGGTTAGCCATCCAACAAACCCGTTAATTAGTACAGAGCTTCATTCAGGATTTCATCAAAACTTTTCTTGTTTACTTGTACCCATGTTCCATGTCTTCCTCCAAGAACGACTGCTCACGGCGGAAACAAAAACAAGGCATCAGAGGAACCGTTTCCATTTTTAGCAAATCGTTCGTTCGTGTCTTCCTCTGCATCATTCGTTCACAGAAACTGCGGGAGGCCCCAAACAATGAGCGAGCATTGAGGATCCATGGACCAGCTCCGCCAGGTGGGCGAGGCCCTCGGCGGCATCCACACGCTCATGGCCTTCGCCGACGATCTCCGCATCAACCCGCGACAATGCCGCCTCCTCGCCGACGCCTGCGCGATGGCcttcgccgccgtcgccgccgaggtGCGCGCCCACCTCCGCTTCAACGAGCGCCTGTCCAAGTGGAAGCCCCTGGAGGCGCCGCTCCGGGAGCTCCACCGCGCCGTccgcgacgccgagggctacgtcCGCCACTGCATGGAGCCGCGGGGCAGCTGGTGGGGGCGCGCCGCCGCGGCCACGCACGGCGCCGACTGCGTCGAGCAGCACATGCACAGCCTGCTGTGGAGCGTCGCCGTGGCGCTCGAGGCCGTCGAGCTCGTCTCGGAGGTCACGGGGTCCGACCCGGacgagctcgcccggcggcggctgcTCTTCGCCAAGGACTACGACAGGGACATGCTGGAGCCGGCGCTGTTCGTGCAGAGGCTCGGCGCGCGGTACCTGGCCACGCGCGAGCTCGCCGCCAGGATGGACGCGGCGTGGAAGGAGGACCGGTGGCTCCTGTCGCAGTACCTCGAGGAGCGGATGAGCCCGGGCTCGCCGGAGCCGGTGCCGCGGAGCAAGCACCGGCTGGCCGACCTCCTGACCGCGCCGCGCGGGCAGGTGCACCCGGCGTCCGTGCTCCTGCAGGGCGACTTCCACGTCCGCAAGCGCCTCATGGGCAACCTCAAGGAGGTGCAGTGGATGGGGGAGGCCTTCGCGGTGAAGCACCTCGTGGGCGCCggcgccgacgccgacgccgcgTGCGCCGAGGCCGCGCTGCTCACCTCCGTGGCGCACCCCAACGTGGCGCACTGCCGGTACTGCTTCCACGACGAGGACAAGAAGGAGTTCTTCCTGGTCATGGACCAGGTCATGACCAAGGACCTGGCCACCCACGTCAAGGAGGCGAACAGCGGCAAGCGACGGGTACCCTTCCCGCTCGTTGTCGTCGTCGACGTGATGCTGCAGATCGCGCGCGGCATGGAGTACCTGCACTCGAGGAACATCTACCACGGCGATCTGACCCCGTCCAACGTGCTCGTCAGGACGCGGCATGCCGACGCGCACCTGCACGTCAAGGTGGCCGGGTTCGGGCagcacgcggcggcggcggccgcggccgcggccggCCACTGCCACAGGCCCAGCCCTAGGGCGTCAGCGAAAGCATCAAACGCCACCAGCGCCCCTTGCATCTGGTACGCGCCGGAGGTGCTGGAGCAGCAGGAGGCGGCCAAGCGCACGGAGAAGGCGGACGTGTACAGCTTCGGGATGGTCTGCTTCGAGCTGCTGACGGGGAAGGTCCCGTTCGAGGACAACCACCTGCAGGGGGAGCACATGAGCAAGAACATCCGCGCCGGCGAGCGGCCGCTGTTCCCGTTCCAGGCGCCCAAGTACCTGACCAGCCTGACCAGGCGGTGCTGGCACGGGGACCCGGCGCAGCGGCCGTCGTTCGCGTCCGTCTGCCGCGTCCTCCGCTACGTGAAGCGGTTCGTGGTCATGAACGTGAACCCCGCCCCCGCGGAGCAGCCAGACGCGGCGGTGCCGCCGCCCGTGCCGGCGGTGGACTACCTCGACATCGAGGCGAGCCTGCAGAGGAGGTTCCCGGCGTGGCAGCCCGGGTCTGGGAACGCGGCGCCGCGGGTCTCCGACGTGCCGTTCCAGATGTTCGCGTACAGGGTGGCGGAGAAGGAGAGGAGCCGGGCGGCCATCCTGCAcatcggcggcggcaagggcgccTCCGACTCCAGCAGCGACGGAAACTCGCTGTGCGGGGACGAGAGCGGCGGCACGGCGCTGTCTGAAGCCGAGGCTCTGACCGTGTCGAGCCGCGGCGCCACCACCACGCGGTCGCTGCCGGACCGCGCTGGCAACAGGAAGGTGGATGgcagcagggtcgcctccaggctAGCAGGCAAGCCTTATGTCCATAGCTAGCTTAGCTGCTCCTTTCGCTATATATGCTCCTTCTCCGTGATGCTAGAAAGAAAATGCACGGTGGTGCAGGTGCAGGTGCAGGGCCGCCGCACAAGTCGATGGAAAAGTCCAAATCCACGGGCGTGGTGAGTCCGCCGCAGACCATTAGGCGGACGCAGAGGATCAAGTCGGACGGCTACCTGAAATCTGCCGCGGTCGCGTCACCACGGCGGCGCGGTTCCGGCGATGGACACGCTTCAGACTCCGAAGTAGCCTGAGAATGCAGGAATCTTTTTTTGGCTCCCGGCGGTGGGTGCAGTGCAGGAATTTTCGCTGTTGTATTCTGATAAACATTTTTGTGCATTAGACCATTACAAACGAATGAAATGATTATGTGAAGACTACTACTCAAGATGTAAGTAAACATTAATGGTTATGTGTGTCGGGCAACGAAAATGGCCGGCCGGACGGTCCAGTCCTGAGGATACCACAGGAACCAGGATACCCAAATTCACGAAATCTTTGGTTGACCAAGGAAAGAACACGCGCAAGCACATAAGCCAGTTCCTaatacaattaggagaattggccgacatagAGGCAGTTTCGTGTGCGTTTATtttattatctttaacaggaactgcattcgcatggtatgccacactccctcctaattctattttgtcgtggggagatttagaacaaaaattttatGATCATTTCTTCTCCGGTGATTATGGGCTAGATTTAGTAGACCTAGTGGCCCTGCGACAAGGGAAAGATAAATCGGTTActtattacatccggagatttcgggatacaagaaaccgatgtttCCAAATTcagttagcagaaaaacagctaacggggttagcctttaatggattgcactattatttaaaagaaagattagaagacaTCCAGTTTTTCACGCTAGCGCAgttacatcagagagctttggcttatgaaagccgaagcaaagaaactgccaaAACGATTCGTCACAACGTCCATATAGTGGAATGCGACCAGAGTAGCTCGGACGACGAATCAAAAGATATTTACGCTGCCAAAATGGTTTGTCTCAAGCAGGCCAAAtcctcggcttgttcctccttgcaaccggttcaaaagaaacgatagaaggaggttaaatttacatttaatgttggcaagtgtgataaaatatttgatgggtTACTAAAAAATGACAACATTAAGATAAATCATATTGTTCCACCCGCCGATGAACTCAAGCGTcgcgcatattgcaagtggcacaactcattttctcatgccactaatgattgtaatgtatttcgatgacaaattcaatcggccattaacgtggGACGATTAAAATTTTAGAAAATGCAGGTGGACATGGAGCCCTTCCTAATAAACATGATCAACTTCGATGTCAAAAAGGTCCTGATTCGACCTAGCGCGTccgataagggcaaaggcaaGTAGGTCATCATCGGCGACGCGCGAAAGGTCGATGAAAATAATAAAAACTCTAGCAGGAAAGTGGTGACAGAGAGGAATCtcgatggaggggagactctaAAGGTTACCATCACTACCTCCAACACTGGGGGCCAGGGCAGGCAAGTAACCAGGCGTGGGTCCCTGTTCTGCGCATCGTGGATGGTCCAGCGCATAGACACGGACGGTCTGGGACATCATCGGACAGTCAGGATCATTCAAGTGAACGGTCCGGCAACGCCCAGGAGCCACGACGATCacataccttcaaaccacgacgaccagaaatatgtacgtggaaaactaacacattAAAGGTAGCTAGTCGATTGGTCAAATCTGGCCCgacttttgatcaattattgtcaaaGTATgtgaaaagaaggccggcccaagtgatcggccaccaaagcgacctcGCTCACCCACTCAGGAGCGACAACAAgtaagaccgattggaccacctcatgaataggaaaggacgggaggtcataatgttcaattaagacctaacgtgcgtgcatggacacctccacccccatatccACATGTGCCATATCAACATACATACATACCACCGCCATAAGTTCTGAATAAAATGTggagcatgccaccatatccatttgggatgccacagtaccccgtttGGGGGGTACCCCAAACATTTGTGTTCGATAGGTTGGCACcttcagtacaagaccgatttagtgcccctcaatctggtcactaggcacaggcccaacaagattgccggaccacTCGACcgcaaaggccgaccaatcctATTGGGGGACATATACCTGCAGCCACCAAGAGGACGTCAAaaggggacatcatcaaaatatgaACAATAAATGTCGTCATATAGGAAAATAATGAAGGGCCAATGATTTTTGGCAAATCAGCCAATACAGGCGAAGAAGAAGACACAGATGCCagtaaaacagccgatccaaaatacttcaTGCCCCGATGGTTGTGGGAGACAGATGTCCCCCGGgttcactagaaggctagaaggcctcacgaaaggctttgggcccattatttcgcaaggccatcccttcgtgggccagggaggAACTGCTGGCGGAATGGATTGACGCTGGATTGGATAGACTCGGGCCCAGACAACTCATTGGATTTAAGCATTATCCGCAGcattgatccgattctcccgcgcagcaCCCTCAGACGTCATAACTaaatgaggataagtcggcaggattttaggaagataagttcagtcggttcactattacttaggaacatattgttatcatacacgcatgtaacgccccatggtcgagtatataaggcctagggggcaccccatcaaaatgtaggtcactcattagccatctactccattctctagcatccttcatactagagaatcTCCCTGTAACcctaaaagatccacaccaggaagtagggtattacgcctctccaagcggcccgaacctgtagaaaattgtctaTTGCCTCTCGTGcacctagcacgaaccatcgagctacaatcagcaacaccatcctacccaaaagcacctcgaggggtaaccccgggtgcgcggtcgggtctcaaacaccgacagctggcgcgccaggtagggggtgtgtcgttgatcaaAGCTAGCTCAGTGGCCATCACCTTCCAGCATAAAATCGCTctccgccctggatccgtgttctgcttcaggACCATCTCATCCatggcagatgaagaaggaattctacatcgCATAGCGGATCCATCAAAGAAGAAGCCTTCCCCGAAAATCTCCGAAAAAGCCAGAACGAGGCAGCAAATGGTGCAACCTCTAGCGCCCCGGACGAAAACCACCTCCTGCAAGTCAGGAGCCGAGAATTCATTTACCCGAAGAACTCTGTTGTCTACCTCATCCACAGAAGAGTGGACACTGATTACGAGGAAAAAAAGAAGCAAGCGGGATAGAGGCCCGCCAAGCTGCTCTTCTtgcaccttcgccctcaaagaagGATAGAAAGAAGTTTGTCACCACATcaactccattctaccccgacgtcctcttcatcgggggaagagtggaatcgtctcccatctccgacgacgaaccaacCGTGCCTAGGGAAGAACCCCCTCAGCGAGAagctcgccgacggaggaaccgacgccagaatgttcggcgacatcatgaagctGGAGAACAAGACCCGGCACAGCCTGTATCTCGAGATGAGATctcggaggtgggagaaactcctgATGAACGAGTCTTTAGGGAAAGGAGGAACTCCCGCTGACGTGATCGTCGATAGGCTCAAGAGCAAGCTGAATAGGATGCAAGGCTACACCGAGAGAACTCTCTCTTCGCGCGAAACCTGAACCCCAACTTCACTCGCGCTATGAACACACTGAGTGAGGTCGggggagtattggctcggatagccaaTGGTCTCCCCCGGACTCTAGACGCTGAAGGCTATCGGCGGCTACTCACTCGGGcggctaatcatcttctacctctcgctcatcctccgatcgatctacgacatgccatcaaTAGTTGGCGGGACGcgaggagctccatcaacgcttcacgcgaacaacgacatgagaacgagatacgACGCCGAGAGGAGTACGATCGGGATCACCACTGGCTTtgaagtgtggcccagacatggtactcttctctccggccagggacaatcaggtcatggcagaagcttaaggacatgctggtcaccagctttcaagggtttcagacaaagccagtcacaactcaagccttgttccagtgcactcaagaccatgaggagtaccttcaggcatatgtccgaaggttcttgcgcctgagagcacaagcgcctacggtgcccaatgaaatcgtcattgaggccatgatcaaaggtcttAGACCAGGGCCTACGActcaatacttcgctaggaaaccctccagactctggagaagctgcttcagaaaatggatgaatacatccgggccgacaatgatttccgccaaagaagggaggaagcttatagattttctgagatgactaggggcttcggaggaagaattcaccctaggcatgtcagatcaatctacAGCTCTAGTCAGAACGATGACAAAGGAGGCCAGTTTTAGAGGCCGCAACACAGCTCATAGTCTtcaggacagcagcaaagctccttcaggccaccagctccaaggggccgaggcagtaggggcttcggaggaagatatggggatcagcccaggaaaatctattgcttattctgtggtgaagacaagggccacacgacAAGAACGTGTCAGATTACCAttcaaaagcaaaaagagatcgccgaagcagaagcccggcagaatcagccgaagcaggttttgcatactgcttcgtgccactctccctacataccagagtatgtgggcaatcaacctgcagcttctgttgcttcggcaagccattcacaagcttcctggcctcagcttccaccgccaccaccattgcAACCTACTTATACCCGAAGCTAGcagcagaagggcgccagcacccccaaaaacaacgtgacttcagagaggattccgaagctcgcacagttaacaacACTGTactagaatcaaagcacatatactgaacAATATCCTACTCCTgaaatgttttttattttccatgTTTTTATTTTCTATGCCATTTTTCTTTCTGTACAAGaaacaagcaatgaaaacttggttttaatttcttgtaatgattctgCCTGTacaagaatgaaatatatcttcttcacagatttacgaagctcaaaagtcgttcctaagggaatgcagagccaacataaacgaagctacaaaagtcgttcctaagggagcgcaacatatatacgttttttgctcaaaagtcgttcctaagggaatgcagagccgaaattgacgaagctacaaaaagtcgtttctaagggagcacagtgtaagttttctgctcaaaagtcattccaaagggaaagcagagccaaataccgtcgaaatataaggcgaagaagttcaaaagtcgttcctaaggggatgcagaacttataccgccgaaatagaaggcgaagaagttcaaaagacgttactaaggggatgcagaacttatatcaccgaaatagaaggtgaagaagctcgaaagtcgttcctaaggggatgcagagcttgtgtgttccagtgtgggcgtgtgagtgtgtgtcttcggcatcctcatcattttgcatcatatcatcacatcatttcgcataacattacatcatacatcatattgcattaacggcacaagaatcgaatacgaagccaagcttcggcaaatgcttcgtcaaaatgaaaatgtgctaaagcacgaagtaagcttcgggaaatacagaTTTATCAGCCTTGTCATAAGAAGGAATCttgttctttacgaagcatgaaaagaagggaaggtgtttttttgccgaaggctcaaaaacggtatgtgcgtaaatttcatgcatcgcaaagaaataaattacaataatttacatattcaattCAATGTTACAAATATCAAAtgttacatagttttgttacaatagaagcttaatgttcattccattgtcctatacatcaagcatttcaaaatattattatAATAAAACCTATTCTTCTCTAAGAACTTTCTCCGCAGCTTCATTCAGTaatttattgacgacttcgtcaataatagattcagccatgtttatgatGTCCAATGATTCCTTCATctttggatcagctaggggatcgtacggcTCTGGAGGCGGGGATAGTTCAGATGAAGTAGGTAAACAGATTAGTTTGAAGCCACAAAGCAAGTTCCGAAGCTAAATTAATCaagaaataatacctatacgcctttcacATTCTTGTAACACCCCATTTCTCCCACATAATGTatgttaccaaatacccttcccacAAAACTTAAACAACAGAAGAAAAGAAGTAGAAACAAAATGTAAAGCAAAATCCGGCATCACCTCCCCTGAAAGTAGTATAATGAGTGGAACATAAAGTTTATACATAATGAAAAAAAAGAATGATAATCCACGTAGTATAAACAAAATGCAGGGATAACAGTGAATAGTCTGACCAAATAAAAAGAGAAGGAATCTGGCCAACCCAAAAGCAAATTCGACTATCATGAAGACTAGAACATATTAATCCCCCTAAACTTGCACTCCTATTTAACATCATTACTAAGCAGTGGAATATTTATTTAAAtgtgtagtggccgtgctgctacttccctccttTCCCAAAAGCAAGGATCaagtgcctgcatcagacaatgcaagagtgagatgacacatctcagcaagtaaaaagatCAACAACGACTAGACAATGTAAATAAGCCGTGCTTAGACAACCACGTAGTTCACAATCTCCCTCTTGAATAttaaattgcagcaagtaaaccAATACTAATTACTCAGTTCCAAaatgaataataaataaaagaTCCACACTATCCATTCCACCATGGTAGGTGCCACACTTCACCCATAAATgtgcatggctacagatgcagtaatgacttctgccttcatacctctaaggatatgaagttgcatcataccccttctcgggcaacgtatgaTGCTTATTGTAATGGtatggtcggaccataagatcacgacgaaACTTCCATGCAAAGGATGATGAATGCACTATGCATGTCAACACATGAGTCCTCCTCAAATAAAATGTGTTAAACACATACTTCCACCCATTCAAAATAATAAACAACATGAATAACATGATCAAACTACACCCTCAACATATGTAAACAATAGAACATATGTACTGTCGGAGAGTAAATCTcccgccgggtggcggagtgcactcgCCCTAAATCCTGAGATTAGGAGGGGCTCaggcgttttgcttgatcgttggaatgaacggggagaactcaagaacacataaggatttagagtggtttgggccgccagagcgtaataccctactccactgtgagatgtattgcttgagagcttgcgaGTCTAAGCTGTGTCCTAAAATTGCGCATGTgtgtgtaacgttgcatgcctccccttttatagctgaagtggggcatgcacaaaggcactgggccccgacatgtgggcctaggaacataaagaatatagcgcttggagccacTAATGTCTGTTGCCGAGACAATCTTCTTATGCCCTGGcgcccgagatctgcgtatcctcggcgtacaggggaagcttattgtagaagggatgatgagtacaGCGTGCTGCCTGGCACAGTCGTACTGTCCGCCAGCGGACCCAGCAGGCGCACcacctgctggatgaccttgacaccgcctgccagcggatgggacgggacacattaaatgctgagagggcacgtcgcccgttagcgcagtggcaggcgacgtgtcttttcctcaataaatgcaggggctgcacgacttcacgtcaggttcggcccggtagcttatgtcatgagccacaagcagcgggtctccgcctgagcaggaagtggagggcaaggcccgcacacgtgtcagcaccgaacCCCTGCACATACCTGGGTCCTCCTCGTTCCGGGATCCTGCTGGGGTTCGGACCTACCCGGAGGCTTCAGACTTATatgtataggggtccggtgtccttctgtgggggtccggacttactgggatgtgttgtctttccttgccacgtggcacCCTTTAGCCTGCCCATGCGGCGGGGTCAGGCGCCATCCTCCGCGTGGCTAGGAGACTTCGCATGGGTgcggcgtcttcatgctgtaggagagggtacccctgatttagggtaccgacagtggccccggtcccgcctcaggggaggatgcgagcctccaggtgggaccagagtctgaTTAGCGGTTGGACCGCTGCTCCGGCGtgcctgttgctgcaattactgcctgCCCGCCTATGGCCATGCCAACTGCCGCGCATATTCCCATGGCTGCCCAGCCCGTGACCATCGTACTTAATGGTACTGTTGGGCCATGtgcggggctgcctcgagtcattgcactagttctgaaaaatttacctTTTCAGACTCCCGTGACAGCCCCGAGAAGACGTGGCCTTGGCGCAAGTGACGGTGCGGTTTCTTCGCAcacggtaaccggcgcgccggttacatgacatgtgggcctgggcccctgaTTTGGACCGCCAGTTGCAACAGAGCTGAGGGGGCGCACAGTCGTGGGACGGTTGCGCTTCTTGCGCAGCGGTTCGCCTCTTTGACCGCTGGAtacggcgaagatgaaggggtgcttaaccgtggggcggttgcatgcccccTGCGCGGCGGTTCGTCTTCCTGACTGCTGGTTGCCCCGAAAATGAAGGGGCACATAACCGCagggcagttgcacgctccttcttAGGGTTGGTCTGTATGACATGCGGGGcttggcccccgtgtcataaggtgggatccttggtgcacgccgggggagacttcacccgtgacgcttcaggggcgcgagtggggggatctgcctttaaaaagggggtcAATCTCCCGAGCAGTagacatgcctcgctcctcttgcgaccaccgcgccctttcgccttccgggcctccagatggggtgtgctagtgttctctggagggatccgcgtcaaggttgtctcttccggcgacttcaccg of Zea mays cultivar B73 chromosome 8, Zm-B73-REFERENCE-NAM-5.0, whole genome shotgun sequence contains these proteins:
- the LOC103635406 gene encoding uncharacterized protein, encoding MDQLRQVGEALGGIHTLMAFADDLRINPRQCRLLADACAMAFAAVAAEVRAHLRFNERLSKWKPLEAPLRELHRAVRDAEGYVRHCMEPRGSWWGRAAAATHGADCVEQHMHSLLWSVAVALEAVELVSEVTGSDPDELARRRLLFAKDYDRDMLEPALFVQRLGARYLATRELAARMDAAWKEDRWLLSQYLEERMSPGSPEPVPRSKHRLADLLTAPRGQVHPASVLLQGDFHVRKRLMGNLKEVQWMGEAFAVKHLVGAGADADAACAEAALLTSVAHPNVAHCRYCFHDEDKKEFFLVMDQVMTKDLATHVKEANSGKRRVPFPLVVVVDVMLQIARGMEYLHSRNIYHGDLTPSNVLVRTRHADAHLHVKVAGFGQHAAAAAAAAAGHCHRPSPRASAKASNATSAPCIWYAPEVLEQQEAAKRTEKADVYSFGMVCFELLTGKVPFEDNHLQGEHMSKNIRAGERPLFPFQAPKYLTSLTRRCWHGDPAQRPSFASVCRVLRYVKRFVVMNVNPAPAEQPDAAVPPPVPAVDYLDIEASLQRRFPAWQPGSGNAAPRVSDVPFQMFAYRVAEKERSRAAILHIGGGKGASDSSSDGNSLCGDESGGTALSEAEALTVSSRGATTTRSLPDRAGNRKVDGSRVASRLAGAGAGPPHKSMEKSKSTGVVSPPQTIRRTQRIKSDGYLKSAAVASPRRRGSGDGHASDSEVA